A single Vigna radiata var. radiata cultivar VC1973A chromosome 8, Vradiata_ver6, whole genome shotgun sequence DNA region contains:
- the LOC106772027 gene encoding pumilio homolog 4 isoform X3, producing the protein MTSGSKVDMQTLDDDLHPLPNGTVEDSLQSELEKILQEQRNQQFINRERDFNICRSGSAPPTVEGSLSAFGSLRNSDFGLINDRRSSNSGLLTEDEIRSHPAYLSYYYSHESINPRLPPPLLSKEDWRVAQRFHSGGSSIEGFGDWRKNLATNGDSSSLFSMQPGFSVQQAENDLMELRKTSGWNVSRQASNQMLDRHMDVLTRMSGAGLGGRRMGFTDTIQQEGFEQPASLSSTMSRPASHSAFGDIMGSTGIVDHESFEGLRSSASTPGLVGLQNHGVNLSPSFASAVGTSLSRVKTPEPHVIGRPVGSVAPPLASKVFNEKSGIGLGTQHGHPSNMTDLSDVVSSLSGLNLSGSRHAEQDSLLKSKLQMEVDNHADVLLSSQCNVNLPRRHEIMSNLNTYCSNEQVNLLKKTASSANLRANMHSGGNVTSLPTADFTGHIPSAHLVNSKLNSVYNNNLETAMRLRRDGQNLDAQVNQVGPELHSTTLDPRLIQCLQQSSDYPMQGMSSSAHPLQIRNFPDPSSHGDLEGLRKAYLETLLTQQKKQFELPLLSKSGLNNGFYGNQPYGLGMPYSGKQIANSTLPALGSGNPLFENERISRINSMMRSSMGGSGGSWHADIGNNMDSRFASSLLDEFKNKKTRPFELSDIVDHVVQFSTDQYGSRFIQQKLETASAEEKTKIFPEIIPHARALMTDVFGNYVIQKFFEHGTESQRKELASQLSGHVLPLSLQMYGCRVIQKALEVVDGDQQGQMVSELNGAIMKCVRDQNGNHVIQKCIECVPQDKIQFIVSSFYGQVVALSTHPYGCRVIQRVLEHCDDLNTQQIIMDEIMQSVSTLAQDQYGNYVIQHIVEHGKPHERTAIINKLAGQIVKMSQQKFASNVIEKCLAFGSPEERQILVNEMLGTSDENEPLQAMMKDPFGNYVVQKVLETCDDRSLELILSRIKVHLNALKRYTYGKHIVSRVEKLITTGERRIGLLA; encoded by the exons ATGACCAGTGGGAGTAAGGTAGATATGCAAACCTTGGATGACGATTTGCATCCTTTGCCGAATGGGACTGTTGAAGACTCTTTGCAGAGTGAGCTTGAAAAGATACTGCAAGAGCAGCGTAATCAGCAGTTTATCAATCGAGAGAGGGATTTCAATATTTGTAGGAGTGGAAGTGCGCCTCCAACAGTCGAGGGATCATTGAGCGCTTTTGGGAGCCTTAGGAATTCTGATTTTGGGTTGATCAATGATAGGAGGAGTAGTAACAGTGGACTTTTGACTGAAGATGAGATCCGATCGCATCCTGCATACCTTTCGTATTACTATTCACATGAGAGTATAAATCCTAGGTTGCCTCCACCGTTGTTGTCGAAGGAAGACTGGCGTGTTGCACAAAGGTTTCACAGTGGTGGGTCTTCAATTGAGGGCTTTGGGGACTGGAGGAAGAATTTGGCCACAAATGGCGATAGTTCGTCGCTATTTTCAATGCAGCCAGGATTTTCTGTGCAACAGGCAGAAAATGATTTGATGGAACTGAGAAAAACCAGTGGGTGGAATGTCTCTCGGCAGGCTTCAAATCAGATGCTTGACAGACACATGGATGTTCTGACAAGAATGTCAGGAGCTGGTCTTGGTGGGAGGAGAATGGGTTTCACTGACACCATTCag CAGGAAGGATTTGAACAACCTGCTTCATTATCCAGCACCATGTCACGTCCAGCAAGTCATAGTGCATTTGGTGATATTATGGGTTCCACTGGAATTGTTGATCATGAATCCTTTGAGGGCTTGCGTTCTTCAGCTTCTACTCCTGGTTTGGTTGGACTTCAGAACCATGGTGTAAATCTTTCTCCTAGTTTTGCATCTGCTGTGGGTACTTCTCTGTCAAGGGTGAAAACCCCAGAACCCCATGTTATTGGGAGACCTGTTGGATCTGTAGCTCCACCATTGGCAAGTAAAGTTTTCAATGAGAAAAGTGGTATTGGCTTGGGCACCCAGCATGGCCACCCTTCCAATATGACTGATCTTAGTGATGTGGTGTCATCTTTATCTGGGTTGAATTTGTCAGGTTCTAGACATGCAGAGCAAGATAGTCTTTTGAAATCTAAGCTACAAATGGAAGTTGATAATCATGCTGATGTTCTTTTAAGCTCCCAATGTAATGTCAATTTGCCTAGACGACATGAGATTATGTCAAACCTGAACACCTATTGTTCAAATGAGCAAGTCAATCTATTGAAAAAAACCGCATCTTCTGCTAATCTTCGAGCAAATATGCATTCCGGTGGAAATGTAACAAGTTTGCCAACTGCAGACTTCACTGGCCATATTCCCAGTGCACATCTTGTAAACTCGAAACTGAATTCCgtttataataataatcttgAGACAG CTATGAGGCTTCGTAGGGATGGACAAAATTTAGATGCGCAAGTAAACCAAGTTGGTCCTGAACTTCATTCCACAACTCTGGACCCACGCCTTATCCAATGCTTGCAGCAGAGTTCTGATTATCCGATGCAAGGGATGAGTAGTTCTGCTCATCCTCTTCAAATAAGGAATTTCCCTGATCCTTCTTCACATGGAGATTTGGAGGGGCTTAGGAAGGCATATCTTGAGACACTTCTTACTCAACAAAAGAAACAGTTTGAACTTCCACTTCTGAGCAAATCTGGACTTAATAATGGGTTCTATGGGAATCAGCCATATGGTCTTGGCATGCCATATTCTGGAAAGCAGATTGCAAATTCCACACTTCCTGCACTTGGATCTGGAAATCCACTCTTTGAGAATGAACGTATATCACGCATAAATTCTATGATGAGAAGTTCAATGGGAGGTTCTGGTGGCTCATGGCATGCTGATATTGGCAATAATATGGATTCAAGATTTGCTTCATCCTTACTAGATGAGTTCAAGAACAAGAAGACCAGACCTTTTGAACTTTCAGATATTGTTGACCACGTTGTTCAATTCAG CACTGATCAGTATGGTAGCCGCTTTATTCAGCAGAAACTAGAAACAGCATCAGCAGAAGAGAAGACCAAGATATTTCCTGAGATCATTCCTCATGCTCGTGCCTTGATGACTGATGTATTCGGCAACTATGTTATACAGAAA TTTTTTGAGCATGGTACAGAAAGTCAAAGAAAGGAATTAGCCAGCCAACTTTCAGGTCATGTTTTACCTCTTAGTCTGCAAATGTATGGTTGCAGAGTGATTCAAAAG GCTTTGGAGGTTGTTGATGGGGATCAGCAGGGTCAGATGGTGTCTGAGCTCAATGGtgctataatgaaatgtgtACGCGATCAAAATGGGAACCATGTTATTCAGAAGTGTATAGAGTGTGTCCCTCAGGATAAAATCCAGTTTATTGTTTCATCCTTTTATGGCCAAGTTGTTGCACTTTCTACTCATCCCTATGGGTGCAGAGTTATTCAG AGGGTTCTCGAACATTGTGATGATCTAAATACCCAACAAATTATAATGGATGAAATTATGCAATCTGTCAGCACTTTAGCACAGGATCAGTATGGAAATTATGTTATTCAG CACATCGTGGAACATGGTAAACCACATGAGCGGACTGCTATTATCAACAAGCTTGCCGGGCAGATTGTTAAGATGAGCCAGCAGAAGTTTGCTTCTAATGTTATAGAGAAGTGTTTGGCTTTTGGTAGTCCTGAAGAACGTCAGATTTTGGTGAATGAAATGCTTGGTACTTCTGACGAGAATGAGCCCTTACAG GCTATGATGAAAGACCCTTTTGGAAATTATGTGGTGCAAAAGGTTCTTGAGACTTGTGATGATCGAAGTCTGGAGCTGATCCTTTCTCGCATCAAGGTTCACTTGAATGCCCTGAAGCGGTATACATACGGGAAACATATAGTTTCTCGCGTGGAGAAGCTCATAACCACTGGAG AAAGGCGTATTGGATTGTTGGCCTAA
- the LOC106772027 gene encoding pumilio homolog 4 isoform X1, producing the protein MQMTSGSKVDMQTLDDDLHPLPNGTVEDSLQSELEKILQEQRNQQFINRERDFNICRSGSAPPTVEGSLSAFGSLRNSDFGLINDRRSSNSGLLTEDEIRSHPAYLSYYYSHESINPRLPPPLLSKEDWRVAQRFHSGGSSIEGFGDWRKNLATNGDSSSLFSMQPGFSVQQAENDLMELRKTSGWNVSRQASNQMLDRHMDVLTRMSGAGLGGRRMGFTDTIQQEGFEQPASLSSTMSRPASHSAFGDIMGSTGIVDHESFEGLRSSASTPGLVGLQNHGVNLSPSFASAVGTSLSRVKTPEPHVIGRPVGSVAPPLASKVFNEKSGIGLGTQHGHPSNMTDLSDVVSSLSGLNLSGSRHAEQDSLLKSKLQMEVDNHADVLLSSQCNVNLPRRHEIMSNLNTYCSNEQVNLLKKTASSANLRANMHSGGNVTSLPTADFTGHIPSAHLVNSKLNSVYNNNLETAMRLRRDGQNLDAQVNQVGPELHSTTLDPRLIQCLQQSSDYPMQGMSSSAHPLQIRNFPDPSSHGDLEGLRKAYLETLLTQQKKQFELPLLSKSGLNNGFYGNQPYGLGMPYSGKQIANSTLPALGSGNPLFENERISRINSMMRSSMGGSGGSWHADIGNNMDSRFASSLLDEFKNKKTRPFELSDIVDHVVQFSTDQYGSRFIQQKLETASAEEKTKIFPEIIPHARALMTDVFGNYVIQKFFEHGTESQRKELASQLSGHVLPLSLQMYGCRVIQKALEVVDGDQQGQMVSELNGAIMKCVRDQNGNHVIQKCIECVPQDKIQFIVSSFYGQVVALSTHPYGCRVIQRVLEHCDDLNTQQIIMDEIMQSVSTLAQDQYGNYVIQHIVEHGKPHERTAIINKLAGQIVKMSQQKFASNVIEKCLAFGSPEERQILVNEMLGTSDENEPLQAMMKDPFGNYVVQKVLETCDDRSLELILSRIKVHLNALKRYTYGKHIVSRVEKLITTGERRIGLLA; encoded by the exons ATGCAGATGACCAGTGGGAGTAAGGTAGATATGCAAACCTTGGATGACGATTTGCATCCTTTGCCGAATGGGACTGTTGAAGACTCTTTGCAGAGTGAGCTTGAAAAGATACTGCAAGAGCAGCGTAATCAGCAGTTTATCAATCGAGAGAGGGATTTCAATATTTGTAGGAGTGGAAGTGCGCCTCCAACAGTCGAGGGATCATTGAGCGCTTTTGGGAGCCTTAGGAATTCTGATTTTGGGTTGATCAATGATAGGAGGAGTAGTAACAGTGGACTTTTGACTGAAGATGAGATCCGATCGCATCCTGCATACCTTTCGTATTACTATTCACATGAGAGTATAAATCCTAGGTTGCCTCCACCGTTGTTGTCGAAGGAAGACTGGCGTGTTGCACAAAGGTTTCACAGTGGTGGGTCTTCAATTGAGGGCTTTGGGGACTGGAGGAAGAATTTGGCCACAAATGGCGATAGTTCGTCGCTATTTTCAATGCAGCCAGGATTTTCTGTGCAACAGGCAGAAAATGATTTGATGGAACTGAGAAAAACCAGTGGGTGGAATGTCTCTCGGCAGGCTTCAAATCAGATGCTTGACAGACACATGGATGTTCTGACAAGAATGTCAGGAGCTGGTCTTGGTGGGAGGAGAATGGGTTTCACTGACACCATTCag CAGGAAGGATTTGAACAACCTGCTTCATTATCCAGCACCATGTCACGTCCAGCAAGTCATAGTGCATTTGGTGATATTATGGGTTCCACTGGAATTGTTGATCATGAATCCTTTGAGGGCTTGCGTTCTTCAGCTTCTACTCCTGGTTTGGTTGGACTTCAGAACCATGGTGTAAATCTTTCTCCTAGTTTTGCATCTGCTGTGGGTACTTCTCTGTCAAGGGTGAAAACCCCAGAACCCCATGTTATTGGGAGACCTGTTGGATCTGTAGCTCCACCATTGGCAAGTAAAGTTTTCAATGAGAAAAGTGGTATTGGCTTGGGCACCCAGCATGGCCACCCTTCCAATATGACTGATCTTAGTGATGTGGTGTCATCTTTATCTGGGTTGAATTTGTCAGGTTCTAGACATGCAGAGCAAGATAGTCTTTTGAAATCTAAGCTACAAATGGAAGTTGATAATCATGCTGATGTTCTTTTAAGCTCCCAATGTAATGTCAATTTGCCTAGACGACATGAGATTATGTCAAACCTGAACACCTATTGTTCAAATGAGCAAGTCAATCTATTGAAAAAAACCGCATCTTCTGCTAATCTTCGAGCAAATATGCATTCCGGTGGAAATGTAACAAGTTTGCCAACTGCAGACTTCACTGGCCATATTCCCAGTGCACATCTTGTAAACTCGAAACTGAATTCCgtttataataataatcttgAGACAG CTATGAGGCTTCGTAGGGATGGACAAAATTTAGATGCGCAAGTAAACCAAGTTGGTCCTGAACTTCATTCCACAACTCTGGACCCACGCCTTATCCAATGCTTGCAGCAGAGTTCTGATTATCCGATGCAAGGGATGAGTAGTTCTGCTCATCCTCTTCAAATAAGGAATTTCCCTGATCCTTCTTCACATGGAGATTTGGAGGGGCTTAGGAAGGCATATCTTGAGACACTTCTTACTCAACAAAAGAAACAGTTTGAACTTCCACTTCTGAGCAAATCTGGACTTAATAATGGGTTCTATGGGAATCAGCCATATGGTCTTGGCATGCCATATTCTGGAAAGCAGATTGCAAATTCCACACTTCCTGCACTTGGATCTGGAAATCCACTCTTTGAGAATGAACGTATATCACGCATAAATTCTATGATGAGAAGTTCAATGGGAGGTTCTGGTGGCTCATGGCATGCTGATATTGGCAATAATATGGATTCAAGATTTGCTTCATCCTTACTAGATGAGTTCAAGAACAAGAAGACCAGACCTTTTGAACTTTCAGATATTGTTGACCACGTTGTTCAATTCAG CACTGATCAGTATGGTAGCCGCTTTATTCAGCAGAAACTAGAAACAGCATCAGCAGAAGAGAAGACCAAGATATTTCCTGAGATCATTCCTCATGCTCGTGCCTTGATGACTGATGTATTCGGCAACTATGTTATACAGAAA TTTTTTGAGCATGGTACAGAAAGTCAAAGAAAGGAATTAGCCAGCCAACTTTCAGGTCATGTTTTACCTCTTAGTCTGCAAATGTATGGTTGCAGAGTGATTCAAAAG GCTTTGGAGGTTGTTGATGGGGATCAGCAGGGTCAGATGGTGTCTGAGCTCAATGGtgctataatgaaatgtgtACGCGATCAAAATGGGAACCATGTTATTCAGAAGTGTATAGAGTGTGTCCCTCAGGATAAAATCCAGTTTATTGTTTCATCCTTTTATGGCCAAGTTGTTGCACTTTCTACTCATCCCTATGGGTGCAGAGTTATTCAG AGGGTTCTCGAACATTGTGATGATCTAAATACCCAACAAATTATAATGGATGAAATTATGCAATCTGTCAGCACTTTAGCACAGGATCAGTATGGAAATTATGTTATTCAG CACATCGTGGAACATGGTAAACCACATGAGCGGACTGCTATTATCAACAAGCTTGCCGGGCAGATTGTTAAGATGAGCCAGCAGAAGTTTGCTTCTAATGTTATAGAGAAGTGTTTGGCTTTTGGTAGTCCTGAAGAACGTCAGATTTTGGTGAATGAAATGCTTGGTACTTCTGACGAGAATGAGCCCTTACAG GCTATGATGAAAGACCCTTTTGGAAATTATGTGGTGCAAAAGGTTCTTGAGACTTGTGATGATCGAAGTCTGGAGCTGATCCTTTCTCGCATCAAGGTTCACTTGAATGCCCTGAAGCGGTATACATACGGGAAACATATAGTTTCTCGCGTGGAGAAGCTCATAACCACTGGAG AAAGGCGTATTGGATTGTTGGCCTAA
- the LOC106772027 gene encoding pumilio homolog 4 isoform X2, protein MQMTSGSKVDMQTLDDDLHPLPNGTVEDSLQSELEKILQEQRNQQFINRERDFNICRSGSAPPTVEGSLSAFGSLRNSDFGLINDRRSSNSGLLTEDEIRSHPAYLSYYYSHESINPRLPPPLLSKEDWRVAQRFHSGGSSIEGFGDWRKNLATNGDSSSLFSMQPGFSVQQAENDLMELRKTSGWNVSRQASNQMLDRHMDVLTRMSGAGLGGRRMGFTDTIQEGFEQPASLSSTMSRPASHSAFGDIMGSTGIVDHESFEGLRSSASTPGLVGLQNHGVNLSPSFASAVGTSLSRVKTPEPHVIGRPVGSVAPPLASKVFNEKSGIGLGTQHGHPSNMTDLSDVVSSLSGLNLSGSRHAEQDSLLKSKLQMEVDNHADVLLSSQCNVNLPRRHEIMSNLNTYCSNEQVNLLKKTASSANLRANMHSGGNVTSLPTADFTGHIPSAHLVNSKLNSVYNNNLETAMRLRRDGQNLDAQVNQVGPELHSTTLDPRLIQCLQQSSDYPMQGMSSSAHPLQIRNFPDPSSHGDLEGLRKAYLETLLTQQKKQFELPLLSKSGLNNGFYGNQPYGLGMPYSGKQIANSTLPALGSGNPLFENERISRINSMMRSSMGGSGGSWHADIGNNMDSRFASSLLDEFKNKKTRPFELSDIVDHVVQFSTDQYGSRFIQQKLETASAEEKTKIFPEIIPHARALMTDVFGNYVIQKFFEHGTESQRKELASQLSGHVLPLSLQMYGCRVIQKALEVVDGDQQGQMVSELNGAIMKCVRDQNGNHVIQKCIECVPQDKIQFIVSSFYGQVVALSTHPYGCRVIQRVLEHCDDLNTQQIIMDEIMQSVSTLAQDQYGNYVIQHIVEHGKPHERTAIINKLAGQIVKMSQQKFASNVIEKCLAFGSPEERQILVNEMLGTSDENEPLQAMMKDPFGNYVVQKVLETCDDRSLELILSRIKVHLNALKRYTYGKHIVSRVEKLITTGERRIGLLA, encoded by the exons ATGCAGATGACCAGTGGGAGTAAGGTAGATATGCAAACCTTGGATGACGATTTGCATCCTTTGCCGAATGGGACTGTTGAAGACTCTTTGCAGAGTGAGCTTGAAAAGATACTGCAAGAGCAGCGTAATCAGCAGTTTATCAATCGAGAGAGGGATTTCAATATTTGTAGGAGTGGAAGTGCGCCTCCAACAGTCGAGGGATCATTGAGCGCTTTTGGGAGCCTTAGGAATTCTGATTTTGGGTTGATCAATGATAGGAGGAGTAGTAACAGTGGACTTTTGACTGAAGATGAGATCCGATCGCATCCTGCATACCTTTCGTATTACTATTCACATGAGAGTATAAATCCTAGGTTGCCTCCACCGTTGTTGTCGAAGGAAGACTGGCGTGTTGCACAAAGGTTTCACAGTGGTGGGTCTTCAATTGAGGGCTTTGGGGACTGGAGGAAGAATTTGGCCACAAATGGCGATAGTTCGTCGCTATTTTCAATGCAGCCAGGATTTTCTGTGCAACAGGCAGAAAATGATTTGATGGAACTGAGAAAAACCAGTGGGTGGAATGTCTCTCGGCAGGCTTCAAATCAGATGCTTGACAGACACATGGATGTTCTGACAAGAATGTCAGGAGCTGGTCTTGGTGGGAGGAGAATGGGTTTCACTGACACCATTCag GAAGGATTTGAACAACCTGCTTCATTATCCAGCACCATGTCACGTCCAGCAAGTCATAGTGCATTTGGTGATATTATGGGTTCCACTGGAATTGTTGATCATGAATCCTTTGAGGGCTTGCGTTCTTCAGCTTCTACTCCTGGTTTGGTTGGACTTCAGAACCATGGTGTAAATCTTTCTCCTAGTTTTGCATCTGCTGTGGGTACTTCTCTGTCAAGGGTGAAAACCCCAGAACCCCATGTTATTGGGAGACCTGTTGGATCTGTAGCTCCACCATTGGCAAGTAAAGTTTTCAATGAGAAAAGTGGTATTGGCTTGGGCACCCAGCATGGCCACCCTTCCAATATGACTGATCTTAGTGATGTGGTGTCATCTTTATCTGGGTTGAATTTGTCAGGTTCTAGACATGCAGAGCAAGATAGTCTTTTGAAATCTAAGCTACAAATGGAAGTTGATAATCATGCTGATGTTCTTTTAAGCTCCCAATGTAATGTCAATTTGCCTAGACGACATGAGATTATGTCAAACCTGAACACCTATTGTTCAAATGAGCAAGTCAATCTATTGAAAAAAACCGCATCTTCTGCTAATCTTCGAGCAAATATGCATTCCGGTGGAAATGTAACAAGTTTGCCAACTGCAGACTTCACTGGCCATATTCCCAGTGCACATCTTGTAAACTCGAAACTGAATTCCgtttataataataatcttgAGACAG CTATGAGGCTTCGTAGGGATGGACAAAATTTAGATGCGCAAGTAAACCAAGTTGGTCCTGAACTTCATTCCACAACTCTGGACCCACGCCTTATCCAATGCTTGCAGCAGAGTTCTGATTATCCGATGCAAGGGATGAGTAGTTCTGCTCATCCTCTTCAAATAAGGAATTTCCCTGATCCTTCTTCACATGGAGATTTGGAGGGGCTTAGGAAGGCATATCTTGAGACACTTCTTACTCAACAAAAGAAACAGTTTGAACTTCCACTTCTGAGCAAATCTGGACTTAATAATGGGTTCTATGGGAATCAGCCATATGGTCTTGGCATGCCATATTCTGGAAAGCAGATTGCAAATTCCACACTTCCTGCACTTGGATCTGGAAATCCACTCTTTGAGAATGAACGTATATCACGCATAAATTCTATGATGAGAAGTTCAATGGGAGGTTCTGGTGGCTCATGGCATGCTGATATTGGCAATAATATGGATTCAAGATTTGCTTCATCCTTACTAGATGAGTTCAAGAACAAGAAGACCAGACCTTTTGAACTTTCAGATATTGTTGACCACGTTGTTCAATTCAG CACTGATCAGTATGGTAGCCGCTTTATTCAGCAGAAACTAGAAACAGCATCAGCAGAAGAGAAGACCAAGATATTTCCTGAGATCATTCCTCATGCTCGTGCCTTGATGACTGATGTATTCGGCAACTATGTTATACAGAAA TTTTTTGAGCATGGTACAGAAAGTCAAAGAAAGGAATTAGCCAGCCAACTTTCAGGTCATGTTTTACCTCTTAGTCTGCAAATGTATGGTTGCAGAGTGATTCAAAAG GCTTTGGAGGTTGTTGATGGGGATCAGCAGGGTCAGATGGTGTCTGAGCTCAATGGtgctataatgaaatgtgtACGCGATCAAAATGGGAACCATGTTATTCAGAAGTGTATAGAGTGTGTCCCTCAGGATAAAATCCAGTTTATTGTTTCATCCTTTTATGGCCAAGTTGTTGCACTTTCTACTCATCCCTATGGGTGCAGAGTTATTCAG AGGGTTCTCGAACATTGTGATGATCTAAATACCCAACAAATTATAATGGATGAAATTATGCAATCTGTCAGCACTTTAGCACAGGATCAGTATGGAAATTATGTTATTCAG CACATCGTGGAACATGGTAAACCACATGAGCGGACTGCTATTATCAACAAGCTTGCCGGGCAGATTGTTAAGATGAGCCAGCAGAAGTTTGCTTCTAATGTTATAGAGAAGTGTTTGGCTTTTGGTAGTCCTGAAGAACGTCAGATTTTGGTGAATGAAATGCTTGGTACTTCTGACGAGAATGAGCCCTTACAG GCTATGATGAAAGACCCTTTTGGAAATTATGTGGTGCAAAAGGTTCTTGAGACTTGTGATGATCGAAGTCTGGAGCTGATCCTTTCTCGCATCAAGGTTCACTTGAATGCCCTGAAGCGGTATACATACGGGAAACATATAGTTTCTCGCGTGGAGAAGCTCATAACCACTGGAG AAAGGCGTATTGGATTGTTGGCCTAA